From the Rhinolophus sinicus isolate RSC01 linkage group LG02, ASM3656204v1, whole genome shotgun sequence genome, one window contains:
- the EID3 gene encoding EP300-interacting inhibitor of differentiation 3: MSDEKDSLRGGREEGEERVVNITSGAHSVKQAEEEADPMKVEVAAGADGCSEGCSDDLSCGEADIDPNLLGLEADEEKCRSIRKQYRQLMYNVQQNREDIVNTASDSLSEALEEANVLFDEVSRTREAALDAQFLVLASDVGKEKAKQLNCDMRFFNQVAFCDFLCIFVGLNLMEDNGRNALSGCDDNIALSFWETIQKEATSWILQAGTFHFIFGSFKSESSARKPRREHQKKSHKMEDNRDMPIKLRKLDLSNNQEATEKEVERILGLLQTYFRKYPDTPVSYFEFVIDPNSFSRTVENIFYVSFIIRDGFARIRLDQDRLPILEPININQMSEGNDPSSYGRKQGVISLSLQDWRNIVATFEISEAMITNSY, translated from the coding sequence ATGTCTGACGAAAAAGATTCCctgaggggaggcagagaggagggagaggagcgGGTGGTGAACATCACCAGTGGCGCGCACTCTGTGAAGCAGGCGGAGGAGGAGGCAGACCCGATGAAGGTGGAAGTGGCGGCGGGGGCTGATGGCTGCTCTGAAGGCTGTTCTGACGACCTCAGCTGTGGAGAGGCCGACATCGATCCAAATctcctggggctggaggctgaCGAGGAGAAGTGCCGGAGTATCCGCAAGCAGTACCGGCAGCTCATGTACAACGTCCAACAGAACCGTGAAGACATAGTGAACACAGCGAGCGACTCGCTAAGCGAGGCTCTGGAAGAAGCCAACGTCCTGTTTGATGAAGTGAGCCGAACAAGAGAAGCGGCTCTCGACGCCCAGTTTCTTGTTTTGGCTTCTGATGTGGGTAAAGAAAAAGCCAAGCAGCTGAACTGTGATATGCGCTTTTTCAATCAAGTCGCCTTTTGTGACTTTCTCTGTATATTTGTGGGTCTAAACTTGATGGAAGATAATGGACGTAATGCGTTGAGTGGTTGTGATGATAATATAGCTCTTTCCTTCTGGGAGACAATACAGAAGGAAGCAACGTCCTGGATATTGCAAGCTGGGACATTCCACTTTATTTTTGGTTCATTCAAGTCAGAGTCTTCTGCCCGAAAGCCCCGACGTGAGCACcagaaaaaaagtcacaaaatggAAGATAATAGGGATATGCCTATAAAGCTGAGGAAGTTGGACCTGAGTAATAATCAAGAAGCGACagaaaaagaagtagaaagaatCCTGGGATTGTTGCAAACGTACTTTCGAAAGTATCCTGATACTCCTGTGTCCTATTTTGAGTTTGTGATTGATCCAAATTCTTTTTCTCGTACTGTggagaatatattttatgtttctttcattaTAAGGGATGGTTTTGCAAGAATAAGGCTTGACCAAGACAGGCTGCCAATATTAGAGCCAATTAATATTAACCAAATGAGTGAGGGAAATGATCCCAGTTCCTATGGCAGGAAACAAGGAGTTATATCTTTGAGTTTACAGGACTGGAGAAATATTGTGGCGACTTTTGAAATTTCAGAGGCTATGATCACAAACTcatactaa